A single region of the Thioalkalivibrio nitratireducens DSM 14787 genome encodes:
- the bamD gene encoding outer membrane protein assembly factor BamD, with protein MPAIPLRLLLLAPLLWLVGCATLPGEPRPSVPADGLEQALRAGDCRGAYDLWEAGATDAPRRLLEVGQTCLQGGDFTRARRVSAGFLERHPEHPDADYAAYLHALAGFGAWSRPSVTEPEARIGEGRRLFREITVYLRERPLSEYVENLAPRLVRLREGIADAEFALARREHRRGDRPLARARAEYVVQYYPRTQAAADAAQLLMQLADE; from the coding sequence ATGCCCGCCATACCGCTTCGCCTCCTGCTCCTCGCGCCATTGCTCTGGCTGGTCGGGTGCGCCACGCTGCCCGGGGAGCCCCGGCCCTCCGTTCCCGCGGACGGCCTGGAGCAGGCGCTGCGCGCGGGCGACTGCCGTGGTGCCTACGACCTCTGGGAGGCGGGTGCGACGGACGCCCCGCGCCGACTGCTGGAGGTCGGGCAGACCTGTCTGCAGGGCGGCGACTTCACGCGGGCGCGGCGGGTATCGGCCGGCTTCCTGGAACGTCACCCCGAGCACCCGGATGCCGACTATGCCGCCTACCTGCACGCGCTCGCGGGCTTTGGGGCTTGGTCCCGGCCGTCGGTGACCGAGCCCGAGGCTCGGATCGGGGAGGGTCGGCGACTGTTCCGCGAGATCACGGTGTACCTGCGGGAACGCCCGCTGTCCGAGTACGTGGAAAACCTGGCGCCGCGCCTGGTGCGCCTGCGCGAGGGGATCGCGGACGCGGAGTTCGCGCTGGCACGCCGGGAACACCGGCGGGGCGACCGGCCGCTGGCCCGGGCGCGCGCGGAATATGTCGTGCAGTATTACCCACGCACCCAGGCCGCAGCCGACGCGGCCCAGTTACTGATGCAACTCGCCGATGAGTGA
- the gspD gene encoding type II secretion system secretin GspD yields the protein MLYRFLSLLLLVALGGSATGLAQADTLTLNLRDAEIQTLIDLVAEETGTNFIVDPRVRGRVSVVSGRPVARSELYDLFLGVLKVYGFAAVPSEAATKIVPDVQAKQGDVPNLFAHERLREDEIVTHVIQTEHVSAAQLVPILRPLVPQGGHLAAATETNALLVSDTAGNVRRIRELVARIDQPAVEGFEVIELRHANARRLAEQLRELETGAGADGQMPRARLRVLADERANAIILAGDPERRLRLRALVSQLDSPVAAGNTQVHYLRYAQAEDVVEVLRGIAESRQTAETGGDPRGQREGAVRIQAHQSTNAVVIFGAPEHTRDYADVIEKLDIRRAQVLVEAVIAEVSSERARELGVQWAAGSPSSGVGLINFDRQGRGLLQLGAGIEAWLGGSVASPPNPGDGLSLGGIGSIGSTQIAVLISALQGDTASNILSTPSLLTLDNEEAEIVVGQNVPFVVGRSLEDSGQAFDTIRREDIGVKLRVRPQINEGDAIRLEIEQEVSQIAPKGDAADLVTNTRTLRTHVMVDDGEMLVLGGLISESRVETRDQIPGLGDIPGLGRLFRYDSDNTEKRNLMVFLYPRIVRTGMAGAELTSEKYSFIRQQQLREAQRGGRAFAGDTPVMADWEQLTYLPPPFSEVHRGADPGPAADRP from the coding sequence TGATCGACCTCGTCGCCGAGGAGACGGGCACCAACTTCATCGTCGACCCCAGGGTGCGTGGGCGCGTTTCGGTAGTTTCCGGCCGCCCGGTCGCCCGCTCTGAGCTCTACGACCTGTTCCTGGGCGTGCTGAAGGTCTACGGCTTCGCGGCGGTACCGAGCGAGGCCGCGACCAAGATCGTGCCCGACGTACAGGCCAAGCAGGGCGACGTACCGAACCTGTTCGCGCACGAGCGCCTGCGCGAAGACGAGATCGTGACCCACGTGATCCAGACCGAGCACGTCAGTGCGGCGCAGCTGGTCCCGATCCTGCGCCCGCTGGTGCCGCAGGGAGGCCACCTGGCGGCGGCCACCGAGACCAACGCGCTGCTGGTCTCCGACACGGCCGGGAACGTGCGCCGGATCCGGGAACTGGTCGCACGCATCGACCAGCCGGCGGTCGAGGGCTTTGAGGTGATCGAACTACGCCACGCGAATGCGCGCCGGCTGGCCGAACAGTTGCGCGAACTCGAGACCGGCGCGGGCGCCGACGGGCAGATGCCCCGGGCGCGGCTGCGTGTGCTCGCCGACGAGCGCGCCAATGCGATCATCCTGGCCGGCGATCCCGAACGCCGCCTGCGGCTGCGCGCGCTGGTGTCGCAGCTGGACAGCCCGGTGGCGGCCGGCAACACTCAGGTCCACTACCTGCGCTATGCGCAGGCCGAGGACGTGGTCGAGGTGCTGCGCGGCATCGCCGAGTCGCGCCAGACGGCAGAGACCGGGGGCGATCCACGCGGGCAGCGCGAGGGTGCGGTGCGCATCCAGGCCCACCAGAGCACGAACGCCGTGGTGATCTTCGGTGCCCCCGAACACACCCGCGACTACGCGGACGTGATCGAGAAACTCGACATCCGCCGCGCGCAGGTGCTGGTGGAGGCAGTGATCGCGGAGGTCTCGTCGGAACGCGCACGGGAACTCGGCGTGCAGTGGGCTGCCGGCTCGCCCAGCTCGGGAGTCGGCCTGATCAACTTCGACCGGCAGGGGCGCGGGCTGCTGCAGCTCGGTGCCGGCATCGAAGCCTGGCTCGGAGGGTCGGTGGCCAGCCCCCCGAATCCGGGCGACGGCCTCTCGCTCGGCGGCATCGGCAGTATCGGCAGCACCCAGATCGCGGTGCTGATCAGCGCGCTGCAGGGGGATACCGCGAGCAACATCCTGTCCACGCCCAGCCTGCTGACGCTGGACAACGAGGAGGCCGAGATCGTGGTCGGCCAGAACGTGCCGTTCGTGGTCGGGCGCTCGCTGGAGGACTCCGGGCAGGCCTTCGATACCATCCGCCGCGAGGACATCGGCGTGAAGCTGCGCGTGCGCCCGCAGATCAACGAAGGCGACGCGATCCGCCTCGAGATCGAGCAGGAGGTCTCGCAGATCGCGCCGAAAGGCGATGCCGCCGATCTGGTCACCAATACCCGTACGCTGCGCACCCACGTGATGGTCGACGACGGCGAAATGCTGGTGCTCGGAGGCCTGATCTCGGAGAGCCGGGTCGAAACCCGCGACCAGATTCCCGGGCTCGGCGACATTCCGGGGCTGGGGCGCCTGTTCCGCTACGACAGCGACAACACCGAGAAGCGCAACCTGATGGTGTTCCTGTATCCGCGCATCGTGCGCACCGGCATGGCCGGGGCGGAACTGACCAGCGAGAAATACAGCTTCATCCGCCAGCAGCAGTTGCGCGAGGCGCAGCGCGGCGGCCGGGCCTTCGCCGGCGATACCCCGGTCATGGCCGACTGGGAGCAGCTCACCTACCTGCCGCCGCCGTTTTCCGAGGTCCATCGCGGAGCCGACCCCGGACCGGCCGCAGATCGACCGTGA
- a CDS encoding general secretion pathway protein GspK — translation MKQAQQGVALITALLVVAIAVTAAIGMSVRDHTQIERSGLLFEQDHARALLLGAEVMTLRMLEQVPDLGDLPWDECVSPALPLEVDGIPLVARLENLHCRFNLNSLARADDPPLAEFAALVTQAGAEAGIAAWQAQQFAAAVRDWMDPETDDPVYRLRTPPERSGNRPFLLASELNRVQGITPEIWEAVAPYVTARPGTDNLIDLDGAPDPVRDAVAAQPDEAGELRYFRLALVARLPRNDFFHCAVLDAPNGLTVVREFTSCEN, via the coding sequence ATGAAACAGGCGCAACAGGGCGTGGCATTGATCACCGCGCTGCTGGTCGTCGCGATCGCGGTGACCGCCGCGATCGGCATGAGCGTGCGCGATCACACGCAGATCGAGCGCTCCGGCCTGCTGTTTGAACAGGATCACGCGCGAGCGCTGCTGCTCGGCGCCGAGGTCATGACGCTGCGGATGCTGGAACAGGTGCCGGATCTCGGCGACCTGCCCTGGGACGAGTGCGTGTCGCCCGCGCTGCCGCTGGAGGTGGACGGGATCCCATTGGTGGCCCGGCTGGAGAACCTGCACTGCCGGTTCAATCTGAACAGCCTTGCGCGCGCGGACGATCCGCCGCTGGCCGAGTTCGCTGCACTGGTCACGCAGGCCGGCGCCGAGGCCGGTATCGCGGCCTGGCAGGCGCAGCAGTTTGCCGCCGCGGTACGCGACTGGATGGATCCGGAGACCGACGACCCCGTTTACCGGCTGCGGACACCGCCCGAGCGCAGCGGAAACCGCCCGTTTCTGCTGGCGTCGGAGCTGAACCGGGTGCAGGGCATCACACCCGAGATCTGGGAGGCAGTCGCACCCTACGTGACCGCGCGTCCCGGAACCGATAACCTGATCGATCTGGACGGCGCTCCGGATCCGGTCCGCGACGCCGTTGCGGCTCAGCCGGACGAGGCGGGCGAGCTGCGCTATTTCAGGCTGGCCCTGGTCGCCCGGCTGCCCAGGAACGATTTCTTCCATTGCGCGGTCCTCGATGCCCCGAACGGGCTCACCGTGGTCCGCGAGTTCACCAGCTGCGAGAACTAG
- the gspL gene encoding type II secretion system protein GspL: MNWFVLSLPEPDAGGPPPALAWARVNGAGAIVARGRSVLPEIRTRVGSADRVLALVPGERVLLHLVAIPARARAAQLQALPFALEERLSEDLEALHIVAGPRRPDGRLLAAVAAHRDLEAWLGTLREAGVSAHALLPDTLLLPEAAEGRLRIWCQDERCLLADAGSGERLAVSGDLLPWWLNRWLDEPAAQAGIEWFGPADRLPATVHERTEVRFHHWDGDLLGLVAPALRRRPPANLLTERYAPGGARRALWAQWRVPAGIAAALAVLWTASLWVEVYQLENEARRIDQAIAELFEETLPGTRMVDPPAQFRQALEAGAAAPAGSGPVAERLAAAAPILVAAGGEMRQLRADADRLELELDLASIAALDELRNRLREGLGTGVRILAAESGEEGVRARLQIGGGGS; encoded by the coding sequence ATGAACTGGTTCGTCCTCAGCCTGCCCGAGCCGGACGCGGGCGGTCCGCCGCCCGCACTGGCGTGGGCACGGGTGAACGGCGCCGGCGCGATCGTGGCGCGGGGCCGGTCGGTCCTGCCGGAGATCCGGACACGGGTGGGCAGCGCCGACCGTGTGCTGGCGCTGGTTCCCGGCGAGCGCGTGCTGCTGCACCTGGTGGCGATACCCGCGCGCGCCCGGGCCGCGCAACTGCAGGCGTTGCCATTCGCACTCGAAGAACGCCTGAGCGAGGATCTCGAGGCATTGCATATCGTCGCCGGGCCGCGCCGCCCGGACGGCCGGCTGCTGGCAGCGGTCGCGGCACACCGGGATCTCGAGGCCTGGCTGGGCACCCTGCGCGAGGCCGGTGTCAGCGCCCACGCGCTGCTGCCCGACACCCTGCTGCTTCCCGAGGCGGCCGAAGGCCGGCTGCGCATCTGGTGCCAGGACGAGCGCTGCCTGCTCGCCGACGCCGGCAGCGGCGAGCGCCTCGCAGTGTCCGGCGATCTGCTGCCGTGGTGGCTGAACCGCTGGCTGGACGAGCCTGCCGCGCAGGCGGGAATCGAATGGTTCGGACCCGCGGATCGATTGCCCGCAACCGTGCACGAACGCACCGAAGTACGGTTCCACCACTGGGATGGAGACCTGCTCGGCCTGGTCGCGCCGGCGCTGCGCCGCCGGCCGCCGGCGAACCTCCTCACCGAACGCTACGCGCCGGGCGGGGCCCGCCGCGCGCTGTGGGCGCAGTGGCGGGTTCCGGCCGGGATCGCGGCGGCCCTGGCCGTATTGTGGACGGCGTCGCTGTGGGTCGAGGTCTACCAACTCGAGAACGAGGCCCGGCGCATCGATCAGGCGATCGCCGAGCTGTTCGAGGAGACGCTGCCGGGCACGCGGATGGTCGATCCACCGGCGCAGTTCCGCCAGGCGCTCGAAGCCGGCGCGGCGGCCCCCGCAGGTTCCGGCCCAGTCGCGGAACGGCTGGCGGCGGCGGCACCGATCCTGGTCGCGGCTGGCGGGGAGATGCGCCAGCTGCGCGCCGACGCGGACCGGCTGGAACTCGAGCTGGATCTGGCCAGCATCGCCGCGCTGGACGAACTGCGCAACCGGCTGCGCGAAGGGCTTGGCACCGGTGTGCGCATCCTCGCGGCCGAGTCCGGCGAGGAGGGCGTACGGGCGCGGCTTCAGATCGGAGGCGGCGGATCGTGA
- the gspG gene encoding type II secretion system major pseudopilin GspG, whose product MPRNPTLSTPRARSGGFTLIEIMVVVVILGILAAIVVPRVMDRPDDARITKVKSDIRAMESALNLYRLDNFAYPTTTQGLQALVERPSSGPEPRNYRSGGYMDRLPKDPWGNDYQYLNPGTRGEFDVFSFGADGRRGGSGINAEIGNWNLDEF is encoded by the coding sequence ATGCCCCGAAACCCGACGCTTTCCACGCCCCGCGCCCGCAGTGGCGGCTTCACGCTGATCGAAATCATGGTGGTGGTCGTGATCCTCGGGATCCTGGCCGCGATCGTGGTGCCGCGAGTGATGGATCGTCCCGACGACGCGCGCATCACCAAGGTCAAGAGCGACATCCGGGCGATGGAGTCGGCCCTGAACCTGTACCGGCTGGACAACTTCGCGTACCCGACCACCACGCAGGGGCTCCAGGCGCTGGTCGAGCGGCCAAGCTCGGGCCCGGAACCGCGCAATTACCGCTCGGGCGGCTATATGGACCGGCTGCCCAAGGATCCCTGGGGCAACGACTACCAGTACCTGAATCCCGGCACCCGGGGCGAGTTCGACGTCTTCAGTTTCGGTGCCGACGGCCGCCGCGGCGGCAGCGGGATCAACGCCGAGATCGGTAACTGGAACCTCGACGAGTTCTGA
- the gspJ gene encoding type II secretion system minor pseudopilin GspJ, protein MNRRRARGFTLLELLIAVAVFAVVSAVAYGGLQAVLTSDAQTRLRGGMLAELQITLAVLERDLRQVAAIDLRDRFGDRQAPLRYSPLATDPELELVRTGNGGTRRLRRVAWRATEEGLERRIWEVVDPGDDQEPLARIFLATQDRDGVREAPGLELRFVVSGPRGEEVLDAWPPLRAIENPAALPALVEVVLDVPGLGRIERHLSLPDGS, encoded by the coding sequence ATGAACCGGCGTCGCGCACGCGGCTTCACGCTGCTGGAACTGCTGATCGCGGTGGCGGTGTTCGCGGTGGTCAGCGCGGTCGCGTACGGTGGCCTGCAAGCGGTGCTGACCAGCGACGCGCAGACCCGGCTGCGTGGCGGAATGCTGGCCGAACTCCAGATCACGCTGGCGGTGCTGGAGCGCGACCTGCGCCAGGTCGCGGCGATCGACCTACGCGACCGCTTCGGCGACCGGCAGGCGCCATTGCGCTACAGCCCGCTCGCCACCGATCCGGAACTCGAGCTGGTACGCACCGGCAACGGCGGCACGCGGCGGCTGCGGCGGGTCGCCTGGCGGGCCACCGAGGAGGGGCTCGAGCGGCGCATCTGGGAGGTCGTGGATCCCGGCGACGACCAGGAACCCTTGGCGCGGATATTCCTGGCCACGCAGGATCGCGACGGCGTGCGCGAAGCGCCAGGGCTCGAACTGCGTTTCGTGGTATCGGGTCCGCGCGGCGAGGAAGTGCTCGATGCCTGGCCGCCGCTGCGCGCGATCGAGAACCCCGCGGCGCTGCCGGCGCTGGTCGAGGTCGTGCTGGACGTTCCCGGACTGGGCCGCATCGAGCGACACCTGAGCCTTCCGGACGGATCATGA
- a CDS encoding type II secretion system protein N, translating into MKRLLGAAAVVLVAYLVALAGTAPAGVVWRVAEPRLDLPFALEVATVSGSTWRGRADGIRVDGRDAGALAWRWQPAALLTGRLGLAVDWEGGRDQVTGRLRLRPGELQAQGVRGTLGAQRLQEWFDLPLLLNGQIGVDLPAIAWHFDTGFQEAQGALSWGGAAAGLPRPIPLGEYRAVLGLRDGMLLAEIESAPESPLDIAGAAGWRPDGGYRVDLVLRAAADATPALSGALNTAARPQPDGSHRITLGESAAW; encoded by the coding sequence GTGAAGCGCCTGCTCGGCGCCGCGGCGGTGGTGCTCGTCGCCTACCTGGTGGCGCTGGCCGGGACCGCCCCCGCCGGCGTCGTCTGGCGCGTGGCCGAGCCACGGCTGGATCTGCCTTTCGCGCTGGAGGTCGCGACGGTCTCGGGGTCTACCTGGCGCGGGCGGGCTGACGGAATTCGGGTCGATGGCCGCGATGCCGGCGCGCTCGCGTGGCGCTGGCAGCCCGCTGCGCTGCTGACCGGCCGCCTGGGACTCGCGGTGGATTGGGAAGGCGGCCGCGACCAGGTCACCGGACGGCTGCGCCTGAGGCCCGGCGAACTGCAGGCGCAGGGCGTGCGTGGGACGCTGGGCGCGCAGCGGCTGCAGGAATGGTTCGACCTGCCGCTGCTGCTCAATGGCCAGATCGGTGTGGACCTGCCGGCCATCGCGTGGCATTTCGACACCGGCTTTCAGGAGGCCCAGGGCGCGCTGTCCTGGGGGGGTGCCGCGGCCGGGCTGCCCCGGCCGATCCCGCTCGGGGAGTACCGGGCCGTGCTGGGACTGCGGGACGGGATGCTGCTGGCCGAGATCGAATCGGCCCCGGAATCGCCACTCGATATAGCCGGTGCCGCCGGCTGGCGGCCGGACGGCGGCTACCGGGTCGATCTCGTGCTGCGGGCGGCTGCGGATGCCACGCCGGCGCTGTCGGGCGCGCTGAACACCGCCGCCCGGCCACAGCCCGACGGCAGCCACCGGATCACGCTCGGCGAATCCGCCGCCTGGTGA
- the gspI gene encoding type II secretion system minor pseudopilin GspI yields MPAARSPSRRRAMHGFTLLEVLVALAILAVALGALVKAGSEHARNTYYLQERTLAHWAAQNLLARYEAGLLPARAGTSEGSVRQADQDWEYHVEIREEQPDAALELPPVLRVEVTVWPASGPATDVRARVLGYLLP; encoded by the coding sequence ATGCCGGCCGCACGCTCACCCTCCCGGCGGCGCGCGATGCACGGGTTCACGCTGCTCGAGGTGCTGGTCGCGCTGGCGATCCTGGCGGTGGCGCTGGGCGCGCTGGTGAAGGCCGGATCGGAGCACGCGCGCAACACGTATTACCTGCAGGAACGGACGCTCGCCCACTGGGCCGCGCAGAACCTGCTGGCACGCTACGAGGCCGGGCTGCTTCCGGCGCGCGCCGGCACGAGCGAAGGCAGCGTGCGCCAGGCCGACCAGGACTGGGAGTACCACGTGGAGATCCGCGAGGAACAGCCCGATGCGGCACTGGAACTGCCGCCGGTGCTGCGCGTGGAGGTCACGGTCTGGCCCGCGTCGGGGCCGGCGACCGACGTGCGCGCCCGGGTGCTCGGGTATCTGTTGCCATGA
- the gspH gene encoding type II secretion system minor pseudopilin GspH → MAAPARGFTLFELLVVLLILGLVAGLAVLAVGGGPSRVMEHEARRLVELAGLARDEALLTGQERALGFSRDGYAFLERVFLDDDRVTWVEVERAPLGPRSLERLGLELRLRQDGRRIPLDDRADRPQVLFNGAGELTAFELELRPVQGGAVLRVTGLPDGRLEWETLR, encoded by the coding sequence ATGGCGGCACCAGCACGCGGATTCACCTTGTTCGAGCTGCTGGTGGTGCTGCTGATCCTCGGCCTGGTGGCCGGGCTCGCGGTGCTGGCGGTCGGCGGCGGGCCGTCCCGGGTGATGGAACACGAAGCGCGGCGGCTGGTGGAGCTGGCCGGACTCGCCCGCGATGAAGCGCTACTGACCGGCCAGGAACGCGCGCTGGGCTTCTCGCGCGACGGCTATGCCTTCCTCGAACGCGTGTTCCTGGACGACGACCGGGTGACCTGGGTGGAGGTCGAGCGGGCGCCGCTGGGCCCGCGCTCGCTCGAGCGCCTGGGGCTGGAGCTGAGGCTGCGCCAGGACGGGCGCAGGATCCCGCTAGACGACCGCGCCGACCGGCCGCAGGTGCTGTTCAACGGCGCCGGCGAGCTCACGGCGTTCGAGCTGGAGCTTCGGCCCGTACAGGGCGGAGCGGTGCTTCGCGTCACGGGTCTGCCCGACGGCCGGCTGGAATGGGAAACGCTGCGCTGA
- the gspM gene encoding type II secretion system protein GspM, whose protein sequence is MKAWWDGLADRERRIVLLAALVGLLAGAFLFVLEPALERRELLADRLQQLVDEHAWMQAQAPAVRARAQTAGPVPTRPGGSPLGIVDVSARSAGLGAALRRVRPLESGVEAELEGAAYPALIRWLATLESGHGLQVISLGIDPGPEPGRVNVQLRVEPMTGRS, encoded by the coding sequence GTGAAGGCCTGGTGGGACGGGCTGGCCGATCGTGAACGGCGCATCGTACTGCTCGCAGCGCTGGTCGGGCTGCTCGCCGGCGCCTTCCTGTTCGTGCTCGAACCCGCCCTGGAACGCCGGGAACTCCTCGCCGACCGGCTGCAGCAGCTGGTGGACGAGCACGCATGGATGCAGGCCCAGGCGCCGGCCGTGCGCGCGCGGGCGCAAACCGCAGGACCGGTTCCGACGCGCCCCGGAGGCTCGCCGCTCGGGATCGTCGACGTCTCCGCGCGCTCGGCAGGGCTCGGCGCTGCGCTGCGCCGCGTTCGCCCGCTGGAATCGGGTGTCGAGGCCGAACTGGAAGGGGCCGCCTATCCCGCACTGATACGCTGGCTGGCCACGCTGGAGTCCGGACACGGACTTCAGGTGATCAGCCTCGGCATCGATCCTGGGCCGGAACCCGGACGGGTGAACGTCCAGCTGCGCGTCGAACCGATGACCGGGCGCTCATGA
- the gspE gene encoding type II secretion system ATPase GspE — MSAAGDRAAAGGAHEPLSPGYGFSRRSGVLPGPAVDGQRIVYLRADADPMAVLEIRRRSAERLQLATLSTEEFDRKLREQHERSSGEAMNLVEGLGDEGDLLSVAESLAEPEDLLEAEDDAPIIRLINALLTEAVRENASDIHIEPFESRLSVRLRVDGVLREVLNPPVGLAPLIVSRVKVMARLDIAEKRLPQDGRISLRVAGRPVDVRVSTLPSGHGERVVMRLLDKQAGRLELRHLGMSQEQYDAMERVIGRPHGIVLVTGPTGSGKTTTLYAALMRLNDRSRNILTVEDPIEYYLDGIGQTQINTRVDMTFARGLRAILRQDPDVVMVGEIRDLETVQIAVQASLTGHLVFSTLHTNSAVGAITRLRDMGVEPFLLASTLNGILAQRLVRVLCTSCREPAAATRAECELLGQDPGRPPTIYHARGCPDCNGLGYRGRTGIYELIEVDDTLRQMIHDGAGERAMTDHARRSTPGIRSDGVRRILDGTTSVEEVVRVTRED, encoded by the coding sequence ATGAGCGCCGCGGGGGACCGGGCCGCGGCTGGCGGCGCGCACGAGCCCCTGAGCCCCGGCTACGGGTTCTCGCGCCGTTCCGGCGTGCTGCCCGGACCGGCCGTCGACGGCCAGCGCATCGTGTACTTGCGCGCGGACGCCGATCCGATGGCGGTGCTGGAGATCCGCAGGCGCAGCGCCGAGCGGCTGCAGCTGGCGACGCTGAGCACCGAGGAATTCGACCGCAAGCTGCGCGAGCAGCACGAACGCTCGAGCGGCGAGGCGATGAACCTGGTGGAGGGGCTGGGCGACGAAGGCGACCTGCTCAGTGTCGCGGAATCGCTGGCCGAGCCGGAGGATCTGCTCGAGGCCGAGGACGACGCGCCGATCATCCGGCTGATCAACGCGCTATTGACCGAGGCGGTGCGCGAGAACGCGTCGGACATCCACATCGAACCGTTCGAGTCGCGTCTGTCGGTGCGCCTGCGGGTCGATGGCGTATTGCGCGAGGTGCTGAACCCTCCGGTCGGACTGGCCCCGCTGATCGTGTCCCGGGTCAAGGTGATGGCGCGGCTCGACATCGCCGAGAAGCGCCTGCCGCAGGACGGGCGAATTTCGCTGCGCGTCGCCGGGCGGCCGGTCGACGTGCGCGTGTCGACGCTGCCCTCGGGGCACGGCGAGCGCGTGGTGATGCGCCTGCTGGACAAGCAGGCCGGGCGGCTCGAACTGCGCCACCTGGGGATGTCGCAGGAGCAGTACGATGCGATGGAACGGGTCATCGGCCGGCCACACGGCATCGTGCTGGTCACCGGGCCCACCGGCTCCGGCAAGACGACGACGCTCTACGCGGCACTGATGCGCCTGAACGACCGCAGTCGGAACATTCTGACGGTCGAGGATCCGATCGAGTACTACCTCGACGGCATCGGCCAGACGCAGATCAACACCCGGGTCGACATGACCTTCGCCCGCGGCCTGCGCGCGATCCTGCGCCAGGATCCGGACGTGGTGATGGTCGGCGAGATCCGCGACCTGGAGACGGTGCAGATCGCGGTGCAGGCGAGCCTGACCGGGCACCTGGTCTTCTCGACGCTGCACACCAATTCCGCGGTGGGTGCGATCACTCGGCTGCGCGACATGGGCGTCGAGCCCTTCCTGCTCGCATCCACGCTGAACGGCATCCTCGCGCAGCGGCTGGTGCGCGTGTTGTGCACCAGCTGCCGCGAGCCGGCGGCGGCAACGCGCGCGGAGTGCGAGCTGCTCGGGCAGGATCCGGGGCGCCCACCGACGATCTACCATGCGCGAGGCTGTCCCGACTGCAACGGCCTCGGCTACCGGGGCCGGACCGGGATCTACGAATTGATCGAGGTGGACGACACGCTGCGCCAGATGATCCACGACGGCGCGGGCGAACGCGCGATGACCGACCACGCGCGCCGCAGCACGCCAGGCATCCGCAGCGACGGCGTGCGCCGGATCCTGGACGGCACCACCTCGGTCGAGGAAGTGGTGCGCGTCACGCGCGAGGACTGA